The Methyloferula stellata AR4 genome includes a window with the following:
- the rfbF gene encoding glucose-1-phosphate cytidylyltransferase, with protein sequence MKAVILAGGLGTRLSEETAIRPKPMVEIGGRPILWHIMQIFSAYGVKDFVICLGYKGYIIKEYFLNYRLHLSDVTVDVGKGTIEYHRSSAEDWRVTLVDTGDLTMTGGRLKRVRDYLGDDDFFMTYGDGVADINLDKLLAFHKAHGQLASVTAVIPPGRFGALELADRRVESFREKPAGDGAAINGGFFVLSPKVIDYIENDQTVWEQGPLERLARDGALFAYQHDGFWQAMDTLRDKRHLEELWKEGRAPWKVW encoded by the coding sequence ATGAAGGCTGTGATCTTGGCCGGCGGGCTCGGCACCCGCCTCTCCGAGGAAACTGCGATCCGCCCCAAGCCCATGGTGGAGATCGGGGGGCGGCCGATCCTATGGCACATCATGCAGATATTCTCGGCCTATGGAGTCAAGGATTTTGTCATCTGCCTCGGCTACAAAGGTTATATCATCAAGGAATATTTTCTGAATTACCGCCTGCATCTAAGCGATGTGACGGTGGATGTCGGAAAGGGCACGATCGAATATCATCGCAGCAGCGCGGAAGATTGGCGCGTCACGCTCGTCGATACGGGCGATCTGACGATGACCGGAGGCCGCCTGAAGCGCGTACGCGATTATCTCGGCGACGATGATTTCTTCATGACCTATGGCGACGGTGTTGCCGACATCAATCTCGACAAGCTGCTCGCTTTCCATAAGGCGCATGGCCAATTGGCGAGCGTCACCGCCGTCATACCTCCCGGCCGTTTCGGCGCGCTCGAACTTGCCGATAGACGCGTGGAAAGCTTTCGTGAAAAGCCGGCCGGCGACGGCGCCGCGATCAATGGCGGCTTTTTCGTTCTTTCGCCGAAAGTCATCGACTATATCGAAAACGATCAGACCGTCTGGGAGCAAGGCCCATTGGAGCGCTTGGCGCGCGACGGCGCGCTTTTCGCCTATCAGCACGATGGCTTCTGGCAGGCCATGGACACATTGCGCGACAAGCGACATCTGGAAGAGCTTTGGAAGGAAGGTCGGGCGCCGTGGAAGGTTTGGTGA